TTCTTTGTCGTTTAGAAATGAGGAGGAAACGACGGGCCAGTACCGGTATTCGGGGCTGTTTTCGTACCACATCAGTACCAACACCTGGACGCACATACTTGTCGATTGTGAGCATCCAACAGCATCCAGCCCGTACGTGCAGAGCATCCGATCGAGGGTGACCCATTCCATGCTATTCCATCATGTAAGTGTgtagaagatttatttttctctagGAGTAAgcgtgaattttttttcggcaCATTTTTTGGCATTTAACTTGTGGGCAATAAAACCCGCCACAAGCaaatgtttgccaaaaaatgCGTCTAAATCGTTCGTATCGAAATGGAACGGTtttctataaatatgtttGGCCACTAGTCAAGCCACAGGGAACAAACGATGAAGCGTTTGTTCAATATGCTTATAGCAATAGGTCATTTAGAAGCTATTGAATGATACACGTTCTTGTCCATTTTTTCCCCGGCACCGTAGAAACATCgtaaattgtacattttcggCGGTCAACGAGGAAAAGACTACATGACAGACTTTCTCATTTACGATGTGAACACGAATGAGCTTTCGAACATGACACCGGAGAACAACAATACGGACACGAAGAATGTGCCACAGTCGGGCTTTACGCAACGTGCGACGATCGATTGTGAAAAGGATGAGATTTATGTTTTAACGGTAAGATACAAAGTCGGCGATTTCTTTCAAAGTTATCTGTTAattcttccctttttccgTTTAATTGTAGAGTCTTAGCAAAGAAAAGGAGCGGCGTGATTTAAACATCAATTCTTTCTGGCTCTTTTCACTGACCAAGAAGGAGTGGTGCTGCGTTTACAAGAGCGAACATTCGAATGGGGAAAACTGTTACCAGAAGAGTCAAACCACTTGCCACGAGCCATGTCCGCGCTATGCGCACCAGATCGTGTACGATAGCACTAATCAGGTGCACTTTCTGTTCGGCGGCAATCCTGGCACGAACTCAAACGTCCGGTTGGATGATTTCTGGGTGCTGCGGTTGGAAAAACCGAACCGTGGCAACATACTGCGCTACTGTAAATACCTGTTGCGAAAGCAAGAGTACGAAGAGATCACCAAAAATGATCCCCTTTCGGCTATTCTGTACCTGCAAACTAAACTGTACGACATTATCGATCATAGCGATCCGGTGCAGCTGAAGGAGTTCCACAAGCTCGCCTCGCTGCTGTTCAAATCGGACACGGTGGACGGGGAAACCGAACCGACCAGTCTGCTAACGTGCGCGGTAAGCACTGCCGCCGCGAGTGCTCCGGTCGGTGGGGGGAACAAGCATAAACAGCAGCGTGCCGATGACGATGGTCACAAGGAGGAGGAAAACCTGGCAAAGGTGATGCGCGTTGAATCACCCAAAAGCATCGAAGAGGCCGACACTTCTAGCATTAGTTCGATGAGTAGTAGCGATTGTTCCAACTCACAAACACAGCCACCACCGGGCACGACCGTACCGACAACCGGTGTGGAAAAGGTTGAAGGTGTTCCACCGGAAGCCGGTACGCATACAACTGGCGTGGGTCGAGAGCTTGTTGAAGGTGGAGGAAGGCCTAGCGCGAATTTGAACGCAACACCTTCCACGTCCCGTTCGGCTGGTGGTACAGCATCCATTGCACGCAACCGTGCCGTAGATCAACAGTTTGAGATGAAGATACGGCGATGTTTGCTTTTTAACAAACTGGTCGATTTGATGCCAGAATCACTGTGCCAGCCGAAGAAAA
The DNA window shown above is from Anopheles funestus chromosome 3RL, idAnoFuneDA-416_04, whole genome shotgun sequence and carries:
- the LOC125770430 gene encoding muskelin isoform X1 yields the protein MAGTISDIKKLDYDIYKYSSYSSSYLPENIREDNPSNQTSRWSSNTNTPPQYLILKLERPAIVTKIKFGKYEKTHVCNLRKFKILGGLEEERMVLLFEGGLRNDCVPETFNLKHRTNSGELLPIKFIQIVPLLSWGPSFNFCIWYVELLGIEDSMFILSNLRKYNMLREVEIVRLFLKHCRQQGYANSFSALQEETGVKLEDDKMTELHEMLVNRGDFKKTEEMLMEFIENGLMDNYLERQEYKPQWNLQLTPENEPRPGRRGGHQLIIDPQTSTIYLYGGWDGNEDLSDLWSYDVKANRWTLIHERSELLDGPTPRACHKMVYDTRNSQIFMLGRYLDSASRTEENINSDFYLYNTITKTWFLICNDTSQVSGPQLVFDHQMCIDVDKQTIYVFGGRILEPSYRVSLSFRNEEETTGQYRYSGLFSYHISTNTWTHILVDCEHPTASSPYVQSIRSRVTHSMLFHHKHRKLYIFGGQRGKDYMTDFLIYDVNTNELSNMTPENNNTDTKNVPQSGFTQRATIDCEKDEIYVLTSLSKEKERRDLNINSFWLFSLTKKEWCCVYKSEHSNGENCYQKSQTTCHEPCPRYAHQIVYDSTNQVHFLFGGNPGTNSNVRLDDFWVLRLEKPNRGNILRYCKYLLRKQEYEEITKNDPLSAILYLQTKLYDIIDHSDPVQLKEFHKLASLLFKSDTVDGETEPTSLLTCAVSTAAASAPVGGGNKHKQQRADDDGHKEEENLAKVMRVESPKSIEEADTSSISSMSSSDCSNSQTQPPPGTTVPTTGVEKVEGVPPEAGTHTTGVGRELVEGGGRPSANLNATPSTSRSAGGTASIARNRAVDQQFEMKIRRCLLFNKLVDLMPESLCQPKKNISDFVLL
- the LOC125770430 gene encoding muskelin isoform X2 gives rise to the protein MAGTISDIKKLDYDIYKYSSYSSSYLPENIREDNPSNQTSRWSSNTNTPPQYLILKLERPAIVTKIKFGKYEKTHVCNLRKFKILGGLEEERMVLLFEGGLRNDCVPETFNLKHRTNSGELLPIKFIQIVPLLSWGPSFNFCIWYVELLGIEDSMFILSNLRKYNMLREVEIVRLFLKHCRQQGYANSFSALQEETGVKLEDDKMTELHEMLVNRGDFKKTEEMLMEFIENGLMDNYLERQEYKPQWNLQLTPENEPRPGRRGGHQLIIDPQTSTIYLYGGWDGNEDLSDLWSYDVKANRWTLIHERSELLDGPTPRACHKMVYDTRNSQIFMLGRYLDSASRTEENINSDFYLYNTITKTWFLICNDTSQVSGPQLVFDHQMCIDVDKQTIYVFGGRILEPRVSLSFRNEEETTGQYRYSGLFSYHISTNTWTHILVDCEHPTASSPYVQSIRSRVTHSMLFHHKHRKLYIFGGQRGKDYMTDFLIYDVNTNELSNMTPENNNTDTKNVPQSGFTQRATIDCEKDEIYVLTSLSKEKERRDLNINSFWLFSLTKKEWCCVYKSEHSNGENCYQKSQTTCHEPCPRYAHQIVYDSTNQVHFLFGGNPGTNSNVRLDDFWVLRLEKPNRGNILRYCKYLLRKQEYEEITKNDPLSAILYLQTKLYDIIDHSDPVQLKEFHKLASLLFKSDTVDGETEPTSLLTCAVSTAAASAPVGGGNKHKQQRADDDGHKEEENLAKVMRVESPKSIEEADTSSISSMSSSDCSNSQTQPPPGTTVPTTGVEKVEGVPPEAGTHTTGVGRELVEGGGRPSANLNATPSTSRSAGGTASIARNRAVDQQFEMKIRRCLLFNKLVDLMPESLCQPKKNISDFVLL
- the LOC125770430 gene encoding muskelin isoform X3, yielding MAGTISDIKKLDYDIYKYSSYSSSYLPENIREDNPSNQTSRWSSNTNTPPQYLILKLERPAIVTKIKFGKYEKTHVCNLRKFKILGGLEEERMVLLFEGGLRNDCVPETFNLKHRTNSGELLPIKFIQIVPLLSWGPSFNFCIWYVELLGIEDSMFILSNLRKYNMLREVEIVRLFLKHCRQQGYANSFSALQEETGVKLEDDKMTELHEMLVNRGDFKKTEEMLMEFIENGLMDNYLERQEYKPQWNLQLTPENEPRPGRRGGHQLIIDPQTSTIYLYGGWDGNEDLSDLWSYDVKANRWTLIHERSELLDGPTPRACHKMVYDTRNSQIFMLGRYLDSASRTEENINSDFYLYNTITKTWFLICNDTSQVSGPQLVFDHQMCIDVDKQTIYVFGGRILEPRNEEETTGQYRYSGLFSYHISTNTWTHILVDCEHPTASSPYVQSIRSRVTHSMLFHHKHRKLYIFGGQRGKDYMTDFLIYDVNTNELSNMTPENNNTDTKNVPQSGFTQRATIDCEKDEIYVLTSLSKEKERRDLNINSFWLFSLTKKEWCCVYKSEHSNGENCYQKSQTTCHEPCPRYAHQIVYDSTNQVHFLFGGNPGTNSNVRLDDFWVLRLEKPNRGNILRYCKYLLRKQEYEEITKNDPLSAILYLQTKLYDIIDHSDPVQLKEFHKLASLLFKSDTVDGETEPTSLLTCAVSTAAASAPVGGGNKHKQQRADDDGHKEEENLAKVMRVESPKSIEEADTSSISSMSSSDCSNSQTQPPPGTTVPTTGVEKVEGVPPEAGTHTTGVGRELVEGGGRPSANLNATPSTSRSAGGTASIARNRAVDQQFEMKIRRCLLFNKLVDLMPESLCQPKKNISDFVLL